One part of the Lotus japonicus ecotype B-129 chromosome 2, LjGifu_v1.2 genome encodes these proteins:
- the LOC130736934 gene encoding leucine--tRNA ligase, cytoplasmic-like, translating to TFGSTLAGRAIVYSEPEKKVLSRSGDECVVALTEQWYITYGESEWKKLAEECLSSINLFSDETRHGFEHTLSWLNQWACSRSFGLGTRIPWDDQFLVESISDSTIYMAYYTIVHYLQNGDMYGSTDQSVIKPQHLTDDVWDYIFCDGPFPKSTDISSSLLDIMKKEFEYWYPFDVRVSGKDPIQNHLTFCLYNHTAIMSKHHWPRGFRCNGHIKLNNNKMSKSTGNFRTIRQTIEEYSADATRLALANAGDGVDDANFEFNIADKTIKRLTKEIEWYEKILAAESSMTIGPPSTLADRVFANEINIAVKTTEQNYSNYMFREALRTGFYELQIAKDEYIFSCGVEGYNRELVWRFMDVQTRLLAPICPHYAEFIWRELLKKEGFMVKAGWPTADVPDLTLKSSNKSLHDSIIRIRKLLQKQLLGSEYMVTAGLIYVNEQLDDWKVECLNILRNKFNRDTRTFAPESEILEALEHRGHSCQQCRPFLNYMKGKANEHGAEVLDLRFSEMEVLKQNLDLIKRQLALEHVEILSAADADSVAKAGDLANVLTQNPSSPGNPTAVFLKTKSEKID from the coding sequence ACTTTTGGATCCACACTTGCAGGTCGGGCTATTGTGTACAGTGAGCCAGAGAAGAAGGTGCTGTCAAGATCCGGTGATGAATGTGTTGTAGCTTTGACAGAACAGTGGTACATTACATATGGGGAATCAGAATGGAAGAAGTTAGCTGAGGAATGCTTGTCTAGCATTAACTTGTTTTCTGATGAGACAAGACATGGATTTGAGCATACTTTAAGTTGGTTGAACCAGTGGGCTTGCTCACGATCATTTGGTCTTGGGACACGCATACCATGGGATGATCAGTTCTTAGTTGAGTCTATATCGGATTCCACTATTTACATGGCTTATTACACCATTGTCCACTATTTGCAAAATGGTGATATGTATGGATCCACTGATCAATCTGTTATTAAACCTCAACACCTGACTGATGATGTTTGGGATTATATTTTTTGTGATGGACCTTTCCCCAAGTCTACCGATATTTCATCATCACTTTTAGACATAATGAAGAAGGAATTTGAGTATTGGTATCCATTTGATGTTCGAGTTTCTGGTAAGGATCCCATCCAGAATCATCTTACTTTCTGCCTTTACAACCATACTGCAATTATGTCCAAGCACCACTGGCCCCGTGGGTTTAGATGTAATGGGCACATAAAGCTCAATAACAACAAAATGTCCAAGTCTACTGGAAATTTCAGAACTATTCGCCAGACAATTGAAGAGTATTCTGCTGATGCTACACGACTTGCTTTAGCTAATGCTGGTGATGGCGTTGATGATGCCAATTTTGAATTCAATATAGCAGATAAGACAATTAAACGACTCACTAAAGAGATTGAATGGTATGAAAAGATTTTAGCTGCAGAATCTTCTATGACAATCGGTCCTCCATCTACTTTGGCTGATCGCGTGTTTGCCAACGAGATTAACATTGCTGTCAAAACAACTGAGCAAAATTACTCCAACTACATGTTTCGAGAAGCTCTCAGGACTGGCTTTTATGAGCTTCAGATTGCTAAGGATGAGTATATATTCTCATGTGGGGTTGAAGGTTACAATCGTGAGTTGGTGTGGCGGTTTATGGATGTGCAGACACGTCTTCTAGCACCTATCTGCCCACACTATGCAGAGTTTATTTGGAGAGAGCTTTTGAAGAAGGAGGGTTTTATGGTGAAGGCAGGCTGGCCAACTGCAGATGTTCCTGATCTTACACTGAAGAGTTCCAATAAATCTCTGCATGATTCTATTATTCGTATAAGGAAGCTACTTCAGAAGCAACTTTTAGGTTCAGAGTACATGGTGACTGCAGGCTTGATATATGTAAATGAACAATTAGATGATTGGAAAGTGGAGTGCCTGAACATTCTCCGGAACAAATTTAATAGAGATACTCGAACTTTTGCTCCGGAATCAGAGATATTGGAGGCTTTGGAACATAGGGGTCACTCTTGTCAGCAATGTAGGCCTTTCTTGAATTATATGAAGGGTAAAGCCAATGAACACGGGGCTGAGGTGCTGGATTTGAGATTCAGTGAAATGGAGGTTCTTAAACAAAACTTGGACTTGATAAAGAGACAGTTAGCTCTAGAACATGTGGAAATCTTATCTGCAGCTGATGCCGATTCTGTGGCTAAAGCTGGAGATTTAGCTAATGTACTTACCCAAAATCCTTCATCCCCTGGAAATCCAACTGCTGTCTTTCTCAAAACCAAGTCTGAGAAAATTGattag
- the LOC130739100 gene encoding uncharacterized protein LOC130739100 → MEAHQSPTPHHSHRSLSPSDNPSFGKTITASLQLHHYANNGNPAPQSSFLSRNHPLCLYGSVELRGPNSNDDDGKVLKESSFIFGSLVMIFFLPMKKGNVHISIHLPAYACNRSLWLCICSHN, encoded by the exons ATGGAAGCTCATCAGTCACCCACCCCACATCATAGTCACAGGTCCCTTTCACCCTCAGATAACCCCTCTTTCGGCAAAACAATCACTGCTTCTCTGCAACTCCATCACTATGCCAACAATGGTAACCCTGCACCTCAATCCTCTTTTCTTTCTCGGAATCATCCTCTTTGCCTTTATGGTTCTGTTGAACTGCGCGGTCCCAACAGcaatgatgatgatggaaaGGTCCTCAAAGAGTCAAGCTTTATCTTTGGAAGCTTGGTAATGATATTCTTCTTACCAATGAAAAAAG GTAATGTGCACATCTCCATACATCTTCCTGCATATGCTTGCAATCGGAGTCTGTGGTTATGCATATGCTCACACAATTAA
- the LOC130736935 gene encoding putative F-box protein At4g22660, giving the protein MARGGGTNGWSDIQRELLEEILRKLTLVDFLKCRRVCRSWRRTVDDAVATKGTCPHASQFPFLMLLPSNLFINKPATFSATLSDITQEEDTSYTIPTQKCNFDFDVFRVLSVQGWLVFQKIYCNKNQNHALLLLFSNPVSGEEFELPHLPLFSGQDLSPVHTSVKLVFSSAPPYSSDFLVVACVTVTFQLRGEGGYRWMQQLAFCKVTDKSWTLIPIPTDDESPPFPFHEFAVLDWKLYAMNMFLSQSGSVTVFNLRDSTFVKLEQEPIQKQGGAFVEGMDWSEFIVNTETCMLTRDGDHEILLVLHRKRSNETIGFRVFKLENMGDTRTRWIEVGDLGDRVLLMDYTGIQVISIKEINLPEKLNGGNCVFFCITKVDLGVFFFKDKRITRSLQVGGSRFLWFMPSLW; this is encoded by the coding sequence ATGGCGCGAGGAGGAGGGACAAACGGTTGGTCAGATATTCAACGAGAACTATTGGAAGAGATTCTACGAAAGTTAACATTGGTGGATTTCCTCAAGTGTCGACGAGTATGCCGGTCTTGGCGACGCACAGTTGATGATGCTGTTGCAACCAAGGGAACATGTCCCCATGCTTCTCAATTTCCATTCCTGATGTTACTTCCTTCTAATTTATTCATCAACAAACCTGCAACCTTTTCTGCCACTCTGTCAGACATCACACAAGAAGAAGACACCTCTTACACTATCCCAACTCAAAAGtgtaattttgattttgatgtgTTTCGTGTCCTTTCCGTGCAAGGATGGTTGGTGTTCCAAAAGATCTATTGTAACAAAAACCAGAATCATGCTTTGCTTCTTTTGTTTTCCAATCCAGTGTCGGGTGAAGAGTTTGAGCTCCCACATTTGCCATTGTTTTCAGGTCAGGATTTGAGTCCTGTTCATACTTCTGTTAAACTCGTGTTCTCTTCTGCACCACCATATTCCTCAGACTTTCTTGTGGTGGCTTGTGTTACTGTTACCTTCCAACTACGAGGAGAAGGAGGATATAGATGGATGCAACAGTTAGCTTTTTGCAAGGTCACTGATAAGTCATGGACTTTAATTCCAATTCCAACTGATGATGAATCTCCACCCTTTCCTTTTCACGAGTTTGCAGTTCTGGATTGGAAATTATATGCTATGAATATGTTTTTATCTCAATCAGGTTCTGTTACTGTTTTTAATCTCAGAGACTCCACATTTGTAAAGCTggaacaagagccaattcaaaaGCAAGGAGGAGCTTTCGTTGAGGGTATGGATTGGTCTGAGTTCATAGTTAATACGGAGACATGTATGTTGACAAGAGATGGGGACCATGAGATCTTGTTAGTTCTTCATCGTAAGAGAAGTAATGAGACAATAGGATTTCGTGTGTTTAAACTTGAGAACATGGGTGACACTAGAACTAGATGGATAGAGGTTGGTGACCTGGGAGATCGAGTTTTGTTGATGGATTACACTGGAATTCAAGTTATCTCTATCAAGGAAATTAACCTTCCTGAAAAGTTGAATGGAGGCAATTGTGTTTTTTTCTGTATTACAAAAGTTGATCTTGGGGTTTTCTTTTTTAAGGACAAGAGAATTACACGCTCCTTACAAGTAGGTGGGAGTCGATTTTTGTGGTTTATGCCTAGTCTTTGGTAG
- the LOC130739101 gene encoding uncharacterized protein LOC130739101, giving the protein MAASPSSMAEDQKLPEPSDPPSRFDPSRMVGVIKRKALIKDLAAVYHAECLSYCQELLELQSKWDEPFIDLKPIEDSKKETVRPSKRIKKLR; this is encoded by the exons ATGGCAGCATCACCATCATCTATGGCGGAAGACCAGAAGCTTCCAGAACCTTCCGACCCTCCGTCGCGGTTCGATCCCAGTCGAA tGGTTGGTGTCATCAAAAGGAAAGCTTTGATCAAAGACTTGGCTGCTGTGTACCATGCTGAATGTCTTTCATACTGTCAAGAGCTTTTGGAACTTCAATCCAAATGGGATGAG CCATTTATTGATTTAAAACCTATAGAGGATTCAAAAAAGGAGACAGTGCGGCCCTCTAAACGCATCAAAAAGTTACGTTAG